A section of the Oryza sativa Japonica Group chromosome 1, ASM3414082v1 genome encodes:
- the LOC4325945 gene encoding WRKY transcription factor 23, whose protein sequence is MYMAAAAAGASTPFNFCRHGSHAEYDAVFSGSWMARRPSAAPHGGGASGSGSGSGYGAASYVAPTFGAAFRQQHLDLLDYLSDDQGVPAPPPAAVPSASYVTPAPAMAPAEPVVPDAVAAAGGYPRSVAAAAAAVAGEGRDRTTTDKIAFRTRSDDEILDDGYKWRKYGKKSVKNSPNPRNYYRCSTEGCNVKKRVERDKNDPRYVVTMYEGIHNHVCPGTVYYAAQDAASGRFFVAGISHPDLN, encoded by the exons ATgtacatggcggcggcggctgcgggagcAAGCACACCCTTCAATTTTTGCCGCCACGGCTCGCACGCCGAGTACGACGCCGTCTTCAGCGGCAGCTGGATGGCGCGCCGCCCCTCCGCGGCGCCGCACGGTGGCGgcgcctccggctccggctccggcagcGGCTACGGCGCCGCCTCGTACGTTGCTCCCACCTTCGGCGCGGCGTTTAGGCAGCAGCATCTCGACCTCCTCGACTACCTGTCCGACGATCAGGGCGTTCCGGCGCCACCACCAGCGGCTGTGCCCAGCGCGTCGTACgtgacgccggcgccggcgatggcccCCGCTGAACCGGTCGTGCCGGAtgctgttgccgccgccggcggctatCCGAG GAgcgtggctgcggcggcggcggccgtggccggCGAGGGAAGAGATCGGACGACGACGGACAAGATCGCATTCCGGACGAGGTCGGACGATGAGATACTCGACGACGGGTATAAGTGGAGGAAGTACGGGAAAAAGTCCGTTAAGAACAGCCCTAATCCGAG GAACTACTACCGGTGCTCGACGGAGGGGTGCAACGTGAAGAAGAGGGTGGAGAGAGACAAGAACGACCCGCGGTACGTGGTGACGATGTACGAGGGGATCCACaaccacgtgtgccccggcacTGTCTACTACGCCGCGCAGgacgccgcctccggccgcttTTTCGTCGCCGGGATCAGTCACCCAGACCTTAATTAA
- the LOC4325946 gene encoding ras-related protein Rab7 codes for MSTSRRRTLLKVIVLGDSGVGKTSLMNQYVHKKFSQQYKATIGADFVTKEVLIEDRLVTLQIWDTAGQERFQSLGVAFYRGADCCVLVYDVNSNRSFDTLNTWHDEFLNQASPSDPKTFPFILLGNKIDVDGGKSRVVSEKKAMEWCSSKGNIPYFETSAKEDRNVDSAFLSVAKLALEHERDQDIYFQTVVPDPVPEAEQRSGCAC; via the exons ATGTCGACGTCGCGCAGGAGGACCCTCCTCAAGGTCATCGTCCTCGGCGACAGCGG GGTGGGGAAGACGTCGCTTATGAACCA ATATGTTCACAAGAAGTTTAGCCAGCAGTACAAAGCTACAATTGGTGCGGATTTCGTCACCAAGGAGGTCCTCATTGAAGATAGGCTCGTGACTCTGCAG ATCTGGGACACTGCGGGGCAGGAGAGGTTCCAGAGTCTTGGTGTTGCGTTTTACAGAGGAGCAGATTGTTGTGTGCTCGTCTATGACGTCAATTCTAACAGGTCATTTGACACGCTCAACACATGGCATGATGAGTTCCTCAACCAA GCTAGCCCATCAGATCCCAAAACTTTTCCATTCATCTTACTTGGGAACAAGATTGACGTAGATGGAGGGAAAAGCAGAGTG GTTTCTGAGAAAAAAGCAATGGAGTGGTGTTCATCCAAAggcaatattccttattttgaAACTTCTGCAAAAGAGGACCGCAATGTCGACAGTGCGTTCTTGTCTGTCGCTAAGCTTGCTTTAGAGCATGAGCGTGATCAGGACAT CTACTTCCAGACGGTTGTTCCAGATCCTGTTCCAGAGGCTGAACAGAGAAGTGGATGTGCATGCTAG
- the LOC4325947 gene encoding branchpoint-bridging protein isoform X1 yields the protein MLLRLPCARGPAPAAAARWRPPGRAARTAPRLGRGHAAASSADGSGAPSSPSLHYDYDPLADLLGPDVDPTSSQNTAPVAEKGKLRSWVGPNGQYYRELPCPSCRGRGYTPCKQCGIDRSSLDCPMCNGKGIRECVQCAGECVIWQESIDEQPWEKVRSSSPLKVKEDDEVDKLEIKINTSKRSRRTYPSPSPEVALKISRSLRSLNAKTGLFTKHMKIIHQDPKLHAQRVAAIKKTKGTAAARKHASETQKAFFSNPENRLKRSIAMKGVKFFCSKCGQEGHRSFYCPTVREISGRAHFRCRLCGGKGHNSRTCGKPKSENECQRQPRHCSQCGERGHNRRNCPRSTTVEVEVGASGYIVKQDNVHSSGIYSCSFCSAKGHNRRTCPKRKASIGQQKD from the exons ATGCTGCTGCGTCTTCCGTGCGCGCGCGgccccgcgccggcggccgccgcccggtgGAGACCCccggggcgggcggcgcggacggCACCACGTctcggccgagggcacgccgcCGCTTCGTCCGCCGACGGCAGCGGCGCTCCGAGCTCTCCG TCCCTCCACTACGACTACGATCCTTTGGCCGACCTCCTTGGACCAGACGTCGACCCGACCTCATCCCA GAATACTGCTCCAGTTGCAGAGAAGGGGAAGCTGAGGTCCTGGGTTGGTCCAAATGGGCAATACTATCGTGAGCTGCCTTGCCCTAGCTGTCGAGGTAGAGGATACACTCCTTGCAAACAGTGTGGGATAGACAGATCCAGTTTGGACTGCCCTATGTGCAATGGCAAG GGCATTAGGGAGTGTGTGCAATGTGCTGGAGAGTGTGTTATATGGCAAGAATCTATTGATGAGCAACCATGGGAGAAAGTTCGTTCCAG TTCTCCCTTGAAAGTAAAAGAGGATGATGAAGTCGACAAACTGGAGATAAAGATTAACACATCAAAAAGATCAAGGCGTACTTACCCATCTCCATCCCCTGAAGTTGCCCTGAAGATTAGCAGATCTTTAAGA AGTCTGAATGCTAAAACAGGACTGTTTACTAAGCATATGAAGATTATACACCAAGACCCCAAATTGCATGCACAAAGGGTTGCTGCAATCAAA aaaacaaaaggtaCTGCTGCTGCAAGAAAGCATGCATCTGAAACTCAAAAGGCATTCTTCAGCAATCCCGAGAATCGGCTTAAGAGAAGCATTGCCATGAAAG GGGTGAAATTCTTCTGCAGCAAATGTGGGCAAGAAGGTCATAGGAGCTTCTATTGCCCAACAGTGAGAGAAATTTCAGGCAGAGCGCATTTCAGATGCCGATTATGTGGGGGAAAGGGTCATAATAGCCGAACATGTGGAAAGCCAAAGTCAGAGAATGAGTGTCAACGACAACCTCGGCACTGCAGCCAATGTGGTGAAAGGGGGCACAACCGTCGTAACTGTCCCAGATCCACCACCGTTGAGGTTGAGGTTGGTGCTTCTGGCTATATAGTTAAACAAGATAATGTTCATAGTTCAGGTATTTATTCATGTAGTTTCTGCTCGGCAAAGGGGCACAATAGGCGTACATGCCCGAAAAGAAAGGCTAGCATAGGGCAGCAGAAAGATTGA
- the LOC4325947 gene encoding uncharacterized protein isoform X2, whose protein sequence is MLLRLPCARGPAPAAAARWRPPGRAARTAPRLGRGHAAASSADGSGAPSSPSLHYDYDPLADLLGPDVDPTSSQNTAPVAEKGKLRSWVGPNGQYYRELPCPSCRGRGYTPCKQCGIDRSSLDCPMCNGKGIRECVQCAGECVIWQESIDEQPWEKVRSSSPLKVKEDDEVDKLEIKINTSKRSRRTYPSPSPEVALKISRSLRSLNAKTGLFTKHMKIIHQDPKLHAQRVAAIKKTKGTAAARKHASETQKAFFSNPENRLKRSIAMKANVGKKVIGASIAQQ, encoded by the exons ATGCTGCTGCGTCTTCCGTGCGCGCGCGgccccgcgccggcggccgccgcccggtgGAGACCCccggggcgggcggcgcggacggCACCACGTctcggccgagggcacgccgcCGCTTCGTCCGCCGACGGCAGCGGCGCTCCGAGCTCTCCG TCCCTCCACTACGACTACGATCCTTTGGCCGACCTCCTTGGACCAGACGTCGACCCGACCTCATCCCA GAATACTGCTCCAGTTGCAGAGAAGGGGAAGCTGAGGTCCTGGGTTGGTCCAAATGGGCAATACTATCGTGAGCTGCCTTGCCCTAGCTGTCGAGGTAGAGGATACACTCCTTGCAAACAGTGTGGGATAGACAGATCCAGTTTGGACTGCCCTATGTGCAATGGCAAG GGCATTAGGGAGTGTGTGCAATGTGCTGGAGAGTGTGTTATATGGCAAGAATCTATTGATGAGCAACCATGGGAGAAAGTTCGTTCCAG TTCTCCCTTGAAAGTAAAAGAGGATGATGAAGTCGACAAACTGGAGATAAAGATTAACACATCAAAAAGATCAAGGCGTACTTACCCATCTCCATCCCCTGAAGTTGCCCTGAAGATTAGCAGATCTTTAAGA AGTCTGAATGCTAAAACAGGACTGTTTACTAAGCATATGAAGATTATACACCAAGACCCCAAATTGCATGCACAAAGGGTTGCTGCAATCAAA aaaacaaaaggtaCTGCTGCTGCAAGAAAGCATGCATCTGAAACTCAAAAGGCATTCTTCAGCAATCCCGAGAATCGGCTTAAGAGAAGCATTGCCATGAAAG CAAATGTGGGCAAGAAGGTCATAGGAGCTTCTATTGCCCAACAGTGA
- the LOC107281060 gene encoding F-box/FBD/LRR-repeat protein At5g56420-like codes for MRWAVGLKPHRRRRRSHRTRRTTPPRRLDRLSALDDGIVREILARLPLRDDAVTTALSSRWPRVFSTLPRLRLGPTTFNSRASLDIGYCDDDDRWVDALDRVLDGRLSPVAAFEVDADMDLLEGYDDWFYSFFRTLCRSGGLQELAVRNKHVHECYVVPSPVYACATLTSLELDACHLRVPGKLTGLRAVRSLVLLRVVATDVGLRRVVSRCRAVERLVLDDCHRVRNVVIRGSSLKQLEIHSYRPLCVALKKAPHLESAKLSLGYGVAEVSWSIYNNSDSEIESKRGSLQLYEFEAQERREQRKTDEATNMVTFLSGLNCAKELYLYLPYEYAKVSALQLQVVAMLHQKLVSPYDF; via the exons ATGAGGTGGGCAGTGGGCTTG AAGCCCCACCGGCGAAGAAGGCGAAGCCATCGCACCCGCAGGACGACGCCTCCGAGGAGGTTGGACCGTCTCAGCGCGCTCGATGACGGCATCGTCCGCGAGATCCTCGCGCGCCTCCCGCTCCGCGACGACGCGGTCACCACCGCGCTGTCCAGCCGCTGGCCCCGCGTCTTCTCCACGCTCCCGCGGCTCCGCCTCGGCCCGACCACGTTCAACAGCCGCGCCTCCCTCGACATCGGCtactgcgacgacgacgaccgctggGTCGACGCCCTGGACCGCGTCCTCGACGGCCGCCTCTCGCCGGTCGCCGCGTTCGAGGTCGACGCCGACATGGACCTCCTGGAGGGCTACGACGACTGGTTCTACTCCTTCTTCCGCACGCTCTGCCGGAGCGGCGGCCTGCAGGAGCTCGCGGTGCGGAACAAGCACGTCCACGAGTGCTACGTCGTGCCCTCCCCGGTGTACGCCTGCGCGACGCTCACCTCGCTCGAGCTCGACGCGTGCCACCTCCGCGTGCCGGGCAAGCTCACCGGCCTGCGCGCCGTGCGCTCGCTCGTGCTCCTCCGCGTCGTCGCCACGGACGTCGGCCTCCGGCGCGTCGTCTCGCGTTGCCGGGCCGTGGAGCGGCTCGTGCTCGACGACTGCCACCGGGTGCGGAACGTCGTGATCCGCGGGTCAAGCCTCAAGCAGCTGGAGATCCACTCGTACCGTCCGCTCTGCGTCGCGCTGAAGAAGGCGCCTCACCTGGAGTCGGCGAAGCTGAGCCTCGGCTACGGCGTCGCCGAAGTTTCTTGGAGCATCTACAACAACTCCGATAGCGAGATCGAAAGCAAGCGCGGAAGTCTTCAGCTGTATGAGTTCGAGGCGCAGGAGAGGCGGGAGCAGAGGAAGACGGACGAGGCTACGAACATGGTGACATTTCTCAGCGGATTGAACTGTGCCAAAGAGCTGTATTTGTACTTGCCATATGAGTACGCCAAGGTCAGTGCTTTGCAATTGCAGGTTGTAGCTATGCTTCACCAGAAGCTCGTCTCACCTTATGATTTTTGA